A single Rattus norvegicus strain BN/NHsdMcwi chromosome 5, GRCr8, whole genome shotgun sequence DNA region contains:
- the Leprot gene encoding leptin receptor gene-related protein, with the protein MAGVKALVALSFSGAIGLTFLMLGCALEDYGVYWPLFVLIFYVISPIPYFIAKRVTYDSDATSSACRELAYFFTTGIVVSAFGFPVILARVAVIKWGACGLVLAGNAVIFLTIQGFFLVFGRGDDFSWEQW; encoded by the exons CTCTTGTGGCACTCTCCTTCAGTGGGGCAATTGGGCTGACCTTTCTTATGCTGGGATGTGCCTTGGAGGACTATGG CGTTTACTGGCCCCTGTTCGTCTTGATTTTCTACGTCATCTCCCCCATCCCCTACTTCATTGCCAAAAGGGTCACCTATGACTCGGACGCGACTAGCAGTGCCTGTCGGGAACTGGCATATTTCTTCACCACTGGGATTGTTGTTTCTGCCTTTGGATTTCCTGTTATTCTTGCTCGCGTGGCTGTG ATCAAGTGGGGAGCCTGTGGTCTTGTGCTGGCTGGCAATGCTGTTATTTTCCTCACGATCCAAGGCTTCTTCCTCGTCTTTGGGAGAGGAGATGATTTCAGTTGGGAACAGTGGTAG